The Desulfobacterales bacterium DNA window GCCTTGCCGGTTTTGACATAGTTCAGCCAGTCTTTGCTGGGGTGATGTCCTTTGGTGGTGACAATCTCGACGATATCCCCGGTTTTGAGTTCGTACTGCAGCGGCACCAGCCGGCCGTTCACTTTGGCGCCGGTGCACTGGTGGCCGACTTCGGTGTGGATGAGATAGGCAAAATCAATGGGCGTGGCGCCCCGGGGCAGGCTCTTGACCTCGCCCTGCGGGGTAAATACGTAGACTTCGGCGGGAAACAGGTCAATCCGGACGTTTTCCAGGAATTCATCCGGATCGCCGTAATTATCCTGGTGATTTTCCACCAGATTCTGTATCCATTCAAAGCTGCTGATGCTTTCCTTGTCCGTTACCCGGCCCTCCTTATAGCTCCAGTGGGCCGCAATCCCGGAGTTGGCCACCCGATCCATCTCTTCGGTCCGGATCTGTACCTCCATGCGTTCCCCATAGGGCCCGATTACCGTTGTGTGGAGGGATTTATACCCGTTCGGCTTGGGAAATCCGATATAATCTTTAAATTTTGTGGGCACCGGCCGCCAGTTGGCGTGGATAATGCCTAAGGCCTCATAGCATTGCGGAATGCTCTCCATAATCAGCCGGAAGGCAGTAATATCATAGACCTCCTCAAAGCTTAAGTCCTGCGAGAGCATCTTTTGGTGAATGCTGTGGAACTGTTTATACCGGCCGTACACCCGGGCGGGCAAACCGGTTTCTTTCATCTTTTCGCCGATGATTTTTTTCACCGTATCCACATAGTGCTCTCGCTGCAGCTGATCCTTGGCGACCAGATTCTTAATCCGTTCATACTCCTCAGGCTGAGTGTAATAGAAGGAAATCTCCTCCAGTTCCCGCTTCATCCAGTAAATCCCCAGCCGGGAGGCGATGGGCGCATAGATGTCGAGCGTTTCCTGGGCAATGGCTTTCTTTTTGTCCTCTGTCCGGTGGAAATGAATGGTTCGGATGTTATGGAGGCGGTCGGCCAGTTTAATCAGGATCACCCGGAGGTCATCGGCCATGGCCAGGATCATTTTGCGCAGATTTTCAGCCTGCCGGTCCCGGGCCGTATTCAGGGACAATTTGCTGATCTTGGTTACCCCGGCGATGATTTTAGCGGCTTGTTCGCCGAAACGCTCCTGGATGTCTTCAATGGTGGTATGCGTATCCTCGACCACATCATGGAGCAGCCCGCAGGCGATGCTGGTGGTATCAAGATGCATATCCGCAAGAATATTGGCCACTTCCAGCGGATGGGACAGATACGGCTCCCCGTTTAATCGCACCTGGCCTTCATGCACTTTGGCGGAGTAAACATAGGCCTGATTGACAATATCAACATCCGCGTCCGGATAATATTCGCTGATTTTGTCGAGTATGTCGGAGATACGTAACATTTATTTAAGTGACCGGCTCAGTATGCCTTGGCAAACACGACACGCTGGGGGCTTTGCTTGCCGCACTCAATGCATTTGCCTTTTTCTTTTTCCCCTTCAAAGGGAATACATCGGATGGAGACGTTTAACCGGTCCTTGATCGCCGTCTCGCAGGCGCTGTCCCCGCACCAGTGGGAAAGGGCGAATCCGCCGTGAATTTCCGGCCGCTCATGGTTTTTGGGGGTGAAAAAGTCGTTGAATGTCTCCAGCTCATCAATTTTGTGCGTATTGGCCTCCCTGAAGGACAGCGCCCGTTCAAACAGCGTCTGCTGGATGTCATCCAGAATATCGCCGATGGTCTCCACGAATTCATCCTTCTGGATGGCGGTTTTATCCTTGGCGTCCTTATCCCGCCGGCCTACAAACACGGAATCCTTTTCAATATCCTTGGGCCCGATTTCCACCCGCAGCGGAATGCCTTTCCGGATCCAGTCCCAGTTCCGGGCGCCGGTATTTCGGGTATCGATTTCCACAGCAATCGGCCGGCTGCAGTAATGCTTTTCCCGCAGGCGCGCGGCCAACGCATCCACAAATGCCATAACCGGCTGCCGGTCCTTGTCGGATCGGAGAATCGGCATTAATACCACGTGCGAAGAGGCGATTCGGGGCGGCAGCACAATGCCGTTGTCATCGCCGTGGGTCATGATCAGGCCCCCGATCAGGCGTGTGGATGAGCCCCAGGAGGTGGTCCATACATATTCCTCCGTTTCCTGGGCGGACTGAAAGGTTATATCCGAGGCGCGTGCGAAGTTCTGCCCGAGGAAATGGGAGGTCCCGGCCTGAAGGGCTTTTTTATCCTGCATCATGGCCTCAATGCAGGTGGTGGTTTCCGCGCCCGGGAATTTTTCCGCAAGGGTTTTTTCACCGGTCATCACCGGCATGGCCATATACTCTTCAGCCATTTTCTTATAAATATTTAACATCATATGCGTTCGGTCAATGGCCTCTTTCCGGGTGGCATGGGCGGTATGGCCTTCCTGCCACAGGAATTCGCTGGTCCGCAGAAAAATCCGGGTGCGCATTTCCCACCTGACCACGTTGGCCCACTGGTTGATCAGCACCGGCAGATCCCGGTAGCTTTTGATCCATTTGGAAAAAGAGTCGCCGATGATGGTCTCGGAGGTGGGGCGCACAATCAGGGGCGCCGTCAATTTGCCGGCCGGCACCAGTGCGCCGTCCTCACCCTTTTCGAGTTTATGATGGGTGACCACCGCGCATTCCTTGGCAAACCCTTCTACATGCTGGGCCTCTTTTTCAAGAAAATTGACGGGAATAAAAAGCGGAAAATACGCATTGCGAACCCCCGTGGTCTTGAACATGTCATCGAGGGTCCGCGTGATGTTCTCCCACAGAGCGTAGCCCCAGGGTTTGATGACCATGCAGCCCCGTACGGGCGATACTTCGGCCATATCCGCTGCCTTGATGACTTCCTGATACCATTCCGGGTAGTTTTCCTCCCGGGTCGGCTGGATTGCAGTTTTAGCTTGTTTCATCTCGCTCCTCTTTTATTGTTGCTTTCAAATTCATCAACTTCCTTGAGCAGCGCATCCAAAAGCTCCGCCTGCGGAATTTTACGGATTACTTTTCCCCGCTTGAACAAAATGCCGGACTCCCTGCCGCCGGCAACACCGATGTCAGCCGCCCTGGCCTCGCCGGGGCCGTTGACGGGGCATCCCATGATGGCGATTTTAATCGGTGTGGTTCGCGTCATAAGCGCCTTTTCTGCAGCTTCGGCAAGGGAGAACAAATCAAACTGGCAGCGGCCGCAGGTCGGGCAGGAAATGAGCTCCGGGCCCCGCCGTCGGATATCTAAAGCTTTTAATATTTCATAGCCCACCCGTACCTCTTCCATCGGGTCCCGGGTCAGGGAGACCCGCAGGGTATCGCCGATGCCTTCGGCCAGCAGAAGGCCTATGCCCATGGCGGATTTCACGATTCCGGCATACAGGCCGCCGGCCTCGGTAATACCGATATGCAGGGGGAAATCGGTTTTTTCAGATAGCTGCCGGTAGGCGGAGACCGTCTGGCGGACATCCGAGGATTTAATGGCAAGCTTTAGCCGATCAAACCCCAGCTCTTTCATCAAATCGAGGTGGCGCAGGGCGCTTTCCACCAGGGCATCGGCGGTGGCCGCCCCGTGTCTGGCATAGATGTCCTTTTCCAGGGAGCCGGCATTAACCCCGATCCGGATGGGGATGCCGGTTTCATTTGCCGTGTCCACCACTGCCTTGATTCTTTCGCGGCTGCCGATGTTCCCCGGATTGATGCGCAGACCGTCTGCACCGGCGCGGGCGGCGGCAATGGCCAGACGATAGTCGAAATGAATGTCTGCAATCAATGGGATCCGGATGCCTTGTTTAATGCCGGAAATGGCTTCGGCCGCGGCCTCGTCCGGCACAGCCACGCGGATGATTTCACAGCCCGCCGCCTCCAGCCGATGAATCTGGGCTATGGTGGCGGCAACATCCCGGGTGTCGGTGTTGGTCATGGATTGGACCGCAATCGGGGCATTGCCGCCGATGGGCACCTTGCCTACATGGATTTGCCGGGTCGGTCGCCGGTTGATCGGAAAAGCCATAATGTATGAAAATACAAATTTTTTTGTTTTTCTTGGAGGCGCCGCTAAGCCCTTTGAATCCGGGCTTTCCGGATTGCCCAGGGTCGCGGTCACATCCTCACTTGCTTAACAGAGAAAGGGCCTTTATTCAAGCCCAACCCGCCCGTTTTTTCCGGGCTGTCGGCCCTTGGTTTTCAAAATACGGTTGCTAGTTTAACCGATTTTTTTTAATTTGTAACGGAATGTTTACGAATGTTTACGATTCTGCTGTTTGTTGACAAGGAGACGGAAGATGAGTGAAAAATCGGGAAGCGGAGATTCGGGTGTTTCAGCGGGAAATGTGCACCAGGCGTTGGATGCGGCGGCATCAGATGGGGATCTGTCCTGTGCGGCCGCATTTGCGGTGGCGGCATCCCTGAAAATATTCCCGGCAGCGGTGGGGGAATATGCCGACGAATTCGGATTTCATTTGACCCAGTGTCAGCTTGGCCTGTTCGGGTATACGCCGCATAAAAAAATCGTGGAGCCTTTGGCCTCTGTTAATGCGGAATTGGCGGAGGCCATCCGGGAGGGGCTTGTCAATGATCGGCTGCCGTGCAAAACCGCATGGGAGATTGCCGAGCGCTTTGACGTGCCGCGGATGACCGTGAGCGCGGCGTGTGAAGCGCTCGGCATAAAAATAAAGCCCTGCCAGATCGGCGCCTTTTAATTTTTCGTTAGCCCATCCGCAGAAAGGGGTTCATCCGCTTTTCCTGGCCGATGGTGGTGGTGGGGCCGTGGCCGGTATAGACCGTAACATCATCGCCTAACGGGAAAAGCTTGTTTTTCACGCTCGAAATCAGCGTGTCAAAATCGCCGCCCGCAAAATCGGTTCGGCCGATGGAGCCGGCAAACAGGGTGTCGCCCACGAATACGACGCCATCCGCATGAAAGGAGACGCCCCCTAAAGAATGCCCCGGCGTATGGAGCACCTTAAAGGTGATATCCCCAAAGGTGATGGTATCGCCCTCATCAATGGTTTTATCCGGCGGCGGGGAGTTTTCCGCGGAAAGTCCGAAGGACGCCGCGGCCTGGGGCAGGGAATCCAGCATGGGGGCATCCTGTGCATGGATCAAAAGTTCTGCGCCGGTGGCATCCTTCAGGCGCCGGTTGGCGCTTACGTGGTCAAAATGCCCATGGGTGTTTAATATATATTTCACCGTCAGCTTGGATTCCGCCAGGGTCATTAAAATCCGGTCCGCGTCATCGCCCGGATCAATAACCACTGCCTCCTTGGTATTCTCGCAGCCCACGATATAGCAGTTGGCCATGATCGGGCCGACTGCCAGCGTTTTGATAATCAAATACGCCTCCTTCCTTATTTGTTTTTCCGTTTTTTGGCCTGCTCGGCGATCTCCACGATACTGGTGAGCTTGTTCTTCGGCTGGTCGGCCGCCTTTTCCACCAGTTGCTCAAACACCTCCGCCGGCAGGTTGGCTTTGAGGTAGGATTCAACGTCAAATTGTTCCCACCAGCAGTCAAAAATCTTCCAGCAGGGCTTGTCGTCATCGCCGCTGATCAGGCAGTAGCGGAATGAGATCTTGCTTCCCAGCCGGGGGCATCGCCGTTCCAGGTTGTCGAAATCTGTGTCGTTATTCATCCTGTAACTCACTACTTATGCTTCAGATGCTGCGGCTTGGGAAAGTCCGCATAGATCTTTTCGCATTCAGCGACCTCATCCATGGACAGTACGATATCTTTCATCTGGCCGGACAGATAGGAATCATAGGCCGTTAAATCAAGCAGGCCGTGGCCGCTCCAGTTAAACAGGATGACCTTTTCCTTGCCCTCTTCCCTGGCCTTTTTGGCCTCATCAATCACAGTGGCCAGGGCATGGGTGGTTTCCGGCGCCGGAATAATCCCTTCGGTCCGGGCCAGCAGAATGCCTGCGTCAAAGACCTGGCTCTGCTTGACGGATTTGGGCTCAAGCAGCCCCTCATCCACCAGCTGGCTCACCGTGGGCGCCATACCGTGGTATCTTAAGCCGCCGGAGTGGAAGGGCGGGGGCACAAACGCGTGGCCCAGGCTGTGCATGGGAAGAAGCGGCGTATACCGCGCGGTGTCTCCGTGGTCATAGACGAACGGCGCCTTGGTAAGGGTCGGGCAGCCGGCCGGTTCAACCGGATAAATATCAATATCTTTGCCGTTGATTTTATCCAGCACAAAAGGGAAGGCCAGGCCGGCAAAGTTGCTCCCCCCGCCGGCACAGCCGATAATGACATCCGGATAATCGCCGGCCAGTTCCATCTGCTTTTTGGCTTCCAGGCCGATGATGCTTTGATGCAAAATCACATGGTTTAAGACGCTGCCCAGTGAATACCGGGTCTGCCCGGTTTCATCCGCCACCGCCTCTTCGATGGCTTCGCTGATGGCTATGCCCAGGCTGCCCGGGGTGTCCGGATACTTTTCCAGCGCATCGCGGCCGGCCTTGGTCTCACTGCTGGGGCTGGGAACGCAGTTGCCCCCCCAGGCGGCCATCATGAATTTCCGGTAGGGTTTCTGGTCAAAAGATACCCGTACCATGTAGACCTTGCATTCCACGCCGTACTGGGCGCAGGCAAAGGACAGGGCGCTGCCCCATTGGCCGGCGCCGGTTTCCGTGGTCATGCGTTTGATGCCGAAGGCCTTGTTGTAATAGGCTTGGGGAACGGCTGTATTGGGTTTATGGCTGCCCGGCGGGCTGACGGATTCATTTTTAAAATAGATCCGGGCCGGGGTATCAAGCGCCTTTTCAAGCGACAAGGCCCGTACCAGCGGGGCCGGCCGCCAGATATTTAACACATTTAAAACCTCATCCGGAATATCGATCCAGCGCTCGGAGGAGACTTCCTGCTCGATCAGGTTCATGGGAAAGACCGGGGCCAGCTGATCCGGGGACACAGGATTGCCGTCCGGCCCGAGTGGCGGGTTCATGTTGATATCAGCGAGAATGTTATACCATTGCCGCGGAATCTCATCTTCCCGAAGAATGTATTTGCGTAGTTCCATGACGACTCCTTTGTTTTTGTGCTTGTATTTATGCCGATTGATCCTGATCGTTGGAAGTACCGGTTCCAATTTCCGCCTCCGCCGCGCCCGGCGATGAATCCAGCCCGTGGTGCTGCCGAATCGCATCCAAAACGCCGTTAACAAACGGGCCGGTTTCATCGGTACCGAATTTTTTGCCGATCTCAATAGCTTCATTGATGGAGACCTTGGCGGGGATATCCTCGCAATAAAGCATTTCAAAGGCGGCCAGGCGGAGGATATTCCGGTCCACCCCGCTCATCCGGTAGACTCTCCAGTTGCTTGAATGCGCCTCAATGATCCGGTCCAAATCGGATCGATGTTCGATCACCCCTTTGACAAGCCGGCGGCAGAAATTTGACGGCGCCTGCTTCGGGGAAATAAGTTCGCCCAAATCATCAAACAGTGCGTCTGTGTTATTGCCCAGCATGTCCATGCAGAACAGAATCTGCAGGGCCAGTTCTCTTGATTTGTGGCGGTTGCTCATGGATGTTCTTATTTAAACGACTCTTCAATGGCGTCGAATAAATTGGTCATTTCGATGGCAGCCACTGCGGCATCCCATCCCTTGTTGCCCGCCTTGGTACCGGCCCGCTCAATCGCCTGTTCAATGGTATCCGTGGTGACAACGCCGAAAATAACCGGCACTCCGGTTTCCAGGCTGACGCTGGCGATTCCCTTGGAGACCTCGGCGCTCACATAGTCAAAATGCGGGGTGGCGCCCCGAATCACCGCCCCCAGACAGAGGATTGCATCGTGTTTGCCGGCCTGGGCCGTTTTTTTGGCGATCAGCGGAATTTCAAATGATCCGGGCACCTTGATGATATCAATGGCGTCATCAGATACACCGCTTCGCTGCAGCGCGTCAATGGCCCCGCTCATCAGTTTGTCCGAGATGAAATCGTTGAAACGGCTGACAATCAGCGCAAATCGTTTTCCTTTGGCAACCAGATTTCCTTCAATGACATTGGGCATGGGCTTTATCCTTTATTCAGTTATGGCATGGCGTTACGGGGTTGTATCAATATTTAAGCAATGCCCCATCTTGAGCCGTTTGCATTCCAGATAGCAGCGGTTGTAATCGTTTGCCTCAATCTGCATCGGGATCTGCTCAACGACGCTCAATCCGTAACCTTCCAGACCGACGATTTTTTTCGGGTTGTTGGTGATCAGCCGCATCTTCCGGATGCCCAGATCCGCCAGCACCTGGGCGCCGATACCGTAATCGCGAAGATCGGCCTTGAAGCCGAGCTTTTCATTGGCCTCCACCGTATCATAGCCCTGGTCCTGGAGCACATAGGCTTTTAATTTGTTCACCAGCCCGATGCCCCGCCCTTCCTGGCGGACATACAGAAGCACGCCGGAGCCTTCTTTATCCATCATCTCCATGGATTTATGGAGCTGGTCCCCGCAGTCGCAGCGCATGGAGCCGAATATGTCGCCGGTGAGGCACTCGGAGTGGACCCGAACAAGGGTGGGATTTTCCGGATCGATTTCGCCTTTGATGAGCGCAATGTGCTGAAGATCTTCCATATCATTTTCATACACGATGACCTTAAAGGTGCCGGCATGCGCGGTGGGCACGGTGGCCTCGACCGCCTTATGCACAAAGGATTCCGTGCGCATGCGGTATTCGATCAGCTTTTCAATGGTGCAGATACCGATGCCGTGCTCCTCGCTGAATTTTTCAAGCGAGGGCATCCGGGCCATGGTGCCGTCCTCATCCATAATTTCGCAGATCACCGCCGCCGGTTTAAGCCCCGCCAGCCGGGCCAGATCCACCGAACCTTCGGTCTGGCCGGTCCTGACGATGACCCCGCCGCGCCGGGCCCGCAGGGGAAATACATGGCCGGGCCGGACCACATCTTCCGGTTTGGCGTCATCTGCGATGGCCGCCTGGATGGTGGTGGCCCGATCCGCCGCAGAAATACCGGTGGTCACCCCGTGACGTGCCTCTATGGATACGGTAAATCCCGTCTGAAAGCGGGAGGTATTGTTGCTCACCATCATGGGCAGATTCAGGGCCTCAATCCGATCCGGCGTCATGGCCAGGCAGACCAGACCGCGGCCGTATTTGGCCATGAAATTGATCGCCTCGGGCGTGACCGCCTCTGCGGCCATGGTGAGATCGCCTTCGTTCTCCCGGTCCTCATCATCGACCAGGATCACCATTCTGCCGTCCCGGATCTCCTTGATGGCCTCTTCAACGCTTAAATGTCCCATTTTCCTTTATATCTCCTGTATTCGGTAACCGGCTTTGAGGCGCAGGCCCCAGGCCGGTATCATGTAATCGGGTCAGCTATATAAATCCGGTCTTGGCAAGAAACGCCATATCCAGGCCGGTTTCCGGTTTATCGTCGCTGGCGCGCTGGTTTCCTTCGGTGATAAATTTTTCCACATACTTGCCGATCATGTCGGTTTCAATATTGACCGTATCCCCCGGCTGTCTGTGCTGGATGGTGGTTTCCGCCGCCGTGTGCGGAATAATCGCCACTTCAAAGCCCTGGTCATTGACCGTGTTAATGGTCAGGCTGATGCCGTCAATGGCCACCGACCCCTTGGCGATCATATACCGGGTCAACGCCTTCGGCACGGAGACGCCGATCCACAGGGCGTTGCCCCGGACGTTTTTATGGGTAATGCGGCCGGTGCCGTCAATGTGGCCGGACACAAGGTGGCCGTCCAGCCGGTCTGAGAGCCTGAGGGCCCGTTCGATGTTTACCCGGCTGCCCGGAGTGATCGTCTGCAGCGTGGTCCGGGAAAGCGTCTCCGGGGATACATCCACTTCAAACCGGGCCCCGGAAATCCGGACCGCCGTCAGGCAGGCCCCGTTTACCGCGATGCTGTCCCCGATGCGGGTGCCTTCCAGCACAAAATCCGCAGTCACGGAAAGGCGCTTGCCTTCCCCGGCAGCCGATACCGCAGTGATGGTGCCCAGTCCCTCAATAATTCCGGTAAACATGGCCTGTGTCTGACTTTCGGTTCATATGTAATTGCTCCGCAAAAAGCGATTAATGTAACCGCCGCGGTATGTTTGCAGAAAGTAGCCTTTGATTCGTACTCGTACTCGTGCTCGTAATCGGCCTCTAAATTTCCCGAGTACGATTACGAGTACGAGCACCGTCCCGCTCACGCGGGACTGAGTACGATTAGTCCTTCACCCCTCTCCCAAATTTATTTGGGGGAGGGATTGGGCGGGGGTTACTCTACCGCTGCCGCCGCACATACCCGGAAATCAACACATCCTCGTCAAATCGCTTTACATGGATGTTTTCAATGGGGACGCTGCCGGCCATCAGCTCCGGTCCCGGGCCGCCGCAGATCGGTATGCCGTCATCGCCCCCCAGTATTTTGGGGGCATAGAAAAAATATATTTTATCCGCAATCCCGGCGCGCAGTGCCGCCCCCAGGACCCGGCTGCCGCCTTCAATCATCAGGCTGGTCATACTTTTCTGGCCCAGCATGTCTATCACAGCGGAGAAATCCAGCAATCCATCTGTCAACGGGGCCTTGAGCAGTTCAACCCCTTTTCCCGCCAGCCGATCCGGCTTTTCCGGATCATCCGATTCATTAAAAATAATAAGCGTATCAGATGCCGATTCGATCTGCAATACTTTCGCATCCTCTGGAATGGATAGCCGGGTATCCAGAATAATGCGGTGCGGGTCTGTCCCTTTTTTCCCATCCAGCCGGGCGGTGAGGCTGGGGTTATCCGCCTTGACCGTGCCCACGCCCACCAGAATGGCGTCCGCCCAGTGGCGCAGCTCATGCACATACTGACGGGAGGCCGGGCCGGTGACCCACTTGGAATCCCCGGTTCGCGTGGCGATTCGGCCGTCCAGGGTGGCCGCGCATTTTAAAAAAACAAAGGGGCGCCCTGTTTGGATGAATTTAAAAAACGCCTCGTTTTGCTCAAGGGCTTCTTCTTCGCAGATACCCAGGCTGATGTCAAGCCCCTGGCTTTTCAAATAATTCGCCCCGCCGCCGGTGACTTTCGGGTTGGGGTCTGCCGCGGCAACCACCACGCGCCGGATGCCGGCGGCAAGGACCCGCTCCGTGCAGGGCGGGGTCCGGCCATGGTGGTGGCAGGGTTCGAGGGTTACATAGAGGGTGGCGCCGGCCGCCTGTTCGCCGGCATGGTCCAGGGCGTTGACCTCGGCATGCGGCCCGCCGAGCACTTCGTGCCAGCCTTTGCCGATGATGGTGCCGTCCTTTACCACCACTGCCCCGACCATCGGGTTCGGCGAGGTGTAGCCGCGCCCGTTTTCCGCCAGATCCAGGGCGATATGCATGTAGAATGGGTCGTCCATAGGTAAATTATCAGGTTTACCGGCTGCTCAAAAGCGTCTTAAGTTCCGCTACAAAGTCACCTACATCCTTGAAATCCCGGTAAACCGAGGCAAACCGAACATAAGCCACCTTGTCCAGCTCATGGAGCTTCTTCATGACCTTCTCGCCGATGATGGCCGAGGGAATTTCCTTTTCCTCGGATTCGCGGAGATCCCGTTCGATCTCTTCGATAAAGGACTCGATTACGTTCATGCTGATTTCGCGCTTTTCACAGGCCTTCTTTAACCCGGCCCGGACCTTGTCCCGGCTGAAAAGCTCCCGCCGCTTGTCCTTTTTGATGATCATCAGCGGAATTTCCTCAATGTACTCGTAGGTGGTAAATCGCCGCCTGCAGGCCAAGCATTCCCGCCGCCGCCGGATGGCGGTGCCGTCCCGGCTCAGCCGGGAGTCGATGACTTTGTTGTCGTTTTCACGGCAAAAAGGGCATTTCATAACCTTCCCCCTGCGCTTGCACCAATTGCGCCGTTTCGGTTGTTCAGGTATCGTTGATTTTTACGACTTCGATTTCCGCCTCCTCAAGCAGGTCCCTGGACAACTGATCGGCATACCCCGATCGGTAATATATGTTTTTGATTCCGGCATTGATTAGCATTTTGGTGCAGATAGAGCAGGGCAGGTTGGTGCAGTAGAGCGAGGCTCCTGCAATGGGCACGCCGTGATAGGCTGCCTGGATGATGGCGTTTTGCTCTGCATGGATGCCGCGGCAGAGTTCATGGCGTTCGCCGGAGGCGATCTGCATGGTCTCCCGCATACAGCCGACCTCGGCACAGTGCGCGATTCCGCTGGGCGCCCCGTTGTAGCCGGTGGCAAGGATCCGTTTATCTTTAACGATGATCGCGCCCACCGCCCGCCGCAGGCAGGTCGAGCGTCTGGCCACCAGGGCCGCGATCTCCATGAAGTAATCGTTCCAAGCGGGCCGACTGTCCGGTTGGGTCGGCATATGCATCTCCTTTGGCATGGGGCAGCCCTGCAAAATCCGGTTAGTGCATCGGGTTATTCCGGGTCCTGG harbors:
- a CDS encoding bifunctional (p)ppGpp synthetase/guanosine-3',5'-bis(diphosphate) 3'-pyrophosphohydrolase, whose translation is MLRISDILDKISEYYPDADVDIVNQAYVYSAKVHEGQVRLNGEPYLSHPLEVANILADMHLDTTSIACGLLHDVVEDTHTTIEDIQERFGEQAAKIIAGVTKISKLSLNTARDRQAENLRKMILAMADDLRVILIKLADRLHNIRTIHFHRTEDKKKAIAQETLDIYAPIASRLGIYWMKRELEEISFYYTQPEEYERIKNLVAKDQLQREHYVDTVKKIIGEKMKETGLPARVYGRYKQFHSIHQKMLSQDLSFEEVYDITAFRLIMESIPQCYEALGIIHANWRPVPTKFKDYIGFPKPNGYKSLHTTVIGPYGERMEVQIRTEEMDRVANSGIAAHWSYKEGRVTDKESISSFEWIQNLVENHQDNYGDPDEFLENVRIDLFPAEVYVFTPQGEVKSLPRGATPIDFAYLIHTEVGHQCTGAKVNGRLVPLQYELKTGDIVEIVTTKGHHPSKDWLNYVKTGKARSRIRQWIKRQEKERSITLGREMCEKAFRKHRLNFHEKLNSREMQAVAREFNFKTVDDLIANVGYGKITPLQIIRRLTEGDKPKKEETLLDRFITRRRDRKKRDEQGVVVDGMDDILIRFGQCCQPVPGDPIIGYITHGSGVTVHRKGCVNAMKMSPEREINVEWRKDSEGSFPVKLKCRARDRHGLLAEITAVISQADANIIDVQLESLPDKTVTGYFTITVANVAHLETVLAKLRKVDKIQEIRRL
- the proS gene encoding proline--tRNA ligase, which gives rise to MKQAKTAIQPTREENYPEWYQEVIKAADMAEVSPVRGCMVIKPWGYALWENITRTLDDMFKTTGVRNAYFPLFIPVNFLEKEAQHVEGFAKECAVVTHHKLEKGEDGALVPAGKLTAPLIVRPTSETIIGDSFSKWIKSYRDLPVLINQWANVVRWEMRTRIFLRTSEFLWQEGHTAHATRKEAIDRTHMMLNIYKKMAEEYMAMPVMTGEKTLAEKFPGAETTTCIEAMMQDKKALQAGTSHFLGQNFARASDITFQSAQETEEYVWTTSWGSSTRLIGGLIMTHGDDNGIVLPPRIASSHVVLMPILRSDKDRQPVMAFVDALAARLREKHYCSRPIAVEIDTRNTGARNWDWIRKGIPLRVEIGPKDIEKDSVFVGRRDKDAKDKTAIQKDEFVETIGDILDDIQQTLFERALSFREANTHKIDELETFNDFFTPKNHERPEIHGGFALSHWCGDSACETAIKDRLNVSIRCIPFEGEKEKGKCIECGKQSPQRVVFAKAY
- the ispG gene encoding flavodoxin-dependent (E)-4-hydroxy-3-methylbut-2-enyl-diphosphate synthase — translated: MAFPINRRPTRQIHVGKVPIGGNAPIAVQSMTNTDTRDVAATIAQIHRLEAAGCEIIRVAVPDEAAAEAISGIKQGIRIPLIADIHFDYRLAIAAARAGADGLRINPGNIGSRERIKAVVDTANETGIPIRIGVNAGSLEKDIYARHGAATADALVESALRHLDLMKELGFDRLKLAIKSSDVRQTVSAYRQLSEKTDFPLHIGITEAGGLYAGIVKSAMGIGLLLAEGIGDTLRVSLTRDPMEEVRVGYEILKALDIRRRGPELISCPTCGRCQFDLFSLAEAAEKALMTRTTPIKIAIMGCPVNGPGEARAADIGVAGGRESGILFKRGKVIRKIPQAELLDALLKEVDEFESNNKRGAR
- a CDS encoding MBL fold metallo-hydrolase produces the protein MIIKTLAVGPIMANCYIVGCENTKEAVVIDPGDDADRILMTLAESKLTVKYILNTHGHFDHVSANRRLKDATGAELLIHAQDAPMLDSLPQAAASFGLSAENSPPPDKTIDEGDTITFGDITFKVLHTPGHSLGGVSFHADGVVFVGDTLFAGSIGRTDFAGGDFDTLISSVKNKLFPLGDDVTVYTGHGPTTTIGQEKRMNPFLRMG
- a CDS encoding TrpB-like pyridoxal phosphate-dependent enzyme produces the protein MELRKYILREDEIPRQWYNILADINMNPPLGPDGNPVSPDQLAPVFPMNLIEQEVSSERWIDIPDEVLNVLNIWRPAPLVRALSLEKALDTPARIYFKNESVSPPGSHKPNTAVPQAYYNKAFGIKRMTTETGAGQWGSALSFACAQYGVECKVYMVRVSFDQKPYRKFMMAAWGGNCVPSPSSETKAGRDALEKYPDTPGSLGIAISEAIEEAVADETGQTRYSLGSVLNHVILHQSIIGLEAKKQMELAGDYPDVIIGCAGGGSNFAGLAFPFVLDKINGKDIDIYPVEPAGCPTLTKAPFVYDHGDTARYTPLLPMHSLGHAFVPPPFHSGGLRYHGMAPTVSQLVDEGLLEPKSVKQSQVFDAGILLARTEGIIPAPETTHALATVIDEAKKAREEGKEKVILFNWSGHGLLDLTAYDSYLSGQMKDIVLSMDEVAECEKIYADFPKPQHLKHK
- the nusB gene encoding transcription antitermination factor NusB, which translates into the protein MSNRHKSRELALQILFCMDMLGNNTDALFDDLGELISPKQAPSNFCRRLVKGVIEHRSDLDRIIEAHSSNWRVYRMSGVDRNILRLAAFEMLYCEDIPAKVSINEAIEIGKKFGTDETGPFVNGVLDAIRQHHGLDSSPGAAEAEIGTGTSNDQDQSA
- the ribE gene encoding 6,7-dimethyl-8-ribityllumazine synthase, translated to MPNVIEGNLVAKGKRFALIVSRFNDFISDKLMSGAIDALQRSGVSDDAIDIIKVPGSFEIPLIAKKTAQAGKHDAILCLGAVIRGATPHFDYVSAEVSKGIASVSLETGVPVIFGVVTTDTIEQAIERAGTKAGNKGWDAAVAAIEMTNLFDAIEESFK
- a CDS encoding bifunctional 3,4-dihydroxy-2-butanone-4-phosphate synthase/GTP cyclohydrolase II; this translates as MGHLSVEEAIKEIRDGRMVILVDDEDRENEGDLTMAAEAVTPEAINFMAKYGRGLVCLAMTPDRIEALNLPMMVSNNTSRFQTGFTVSIEARHGVTTGISAADRATTIQAAIADDAKPEDVVRPGHVFPLRARRGGVIVRTGQTEGSVDLARLAGLKPAAVICEIMDEDGTMARMPSLEKFSEEHGIGICTIEKLIEYRMRTESFVHKAVEATVPTAHAGTFKVIVYENDMEDLQHIALIKGEIDPENPTLVRVHSECLTGDIFGSMRCDCGDQLHKSMEMMDKEGSGVLLYVRQEGRGIGLVNKLKAYVLQDQGYDTVEANEKLGFKADLRDYGIGAQVLADLGIRKMRLITNNPKKIVGLEGYGLSVVEQIPMQIEANDYNRCYLECKRLKMGHCLNIDTTP